Proteins from one Sphingopyxis terrae subsp. terrae NBRC 15098 genomic window:
- a CDS encoding P-II family nitrogen regulator — MKLILAIIKPFKLDEVREALTGLGIAGMTVTEVKGFGRQKGQTEIYRGAEYATNMVPKVKIELVCDDALAPRVVETLQQSAGTGSIGDGKIFVLDVGQAVRIRTGETGEAAL, encoded by the coding sequence ATGAAGCTGATCCTTGCTATCATTAAACCGTTCAAGCTCGACGAGGTGCGCGAAGCACTGACCGGGCTGGGCATCGCGGGAATGACCGTCACCGAGGTCAAGGGGTTCGGCCGGCAGAAGGGCCAGACCGAAATCTATCGCGGCGCCGAATATGCAACCAACATGGTGCCCAAGGTGAAGATCGAGCTCGTCTGCGACGATGCGCTCGCACCGCGGGTCGTCGAAACGCTTCAGCAAAGCGCCGGAACCGGGTCGATCGGCGACGGCAAGATTTTCGTCCTCGACGTCGGGCAAGCCGTGCGCATCCGCACCGGTGAGACCGGCGAGGCGGCGCTGTGA
- a CDS encoding ammonium transporter translates to MTFAKKMGVGKIAASAAAGGLALFAALPAWAQEAAEAAPVVDKGDTAWMMTSTVLVLAMILPGLALFYGGLTRSKNMLSTMTQIGAVACLAMIVWVCYGYGLAFGPEGNAFISWGKFFLAGVTPDSLADTFSDGFKLPEYVFICFQMTFAAITLALVLGATVERMKFSAALVFGVIWLTIVYFPIAHMVWAAGGFLFEGKMFGTDLPAALDFAGGTVVHINAGVSALVAAMILGKRIGYQKEIMAPHSLTLTMVGTGLLWVGWFGFNAGSALEANGSAALAMINTFVATASAGLAWMLAEKLGGHKPSALGFCSGIITGLVAVTPAAGNSGPFGAIVLGAVAAFICFYVVTVLKPKLGYDDALDAFGIHGVGGIVGAIGTGIVYAPSLGGPGGEDFAMGPQVVTQIVAVLVAIVWAAIGTVIAVYVAKALTGLRVTEEVEREGLDLGEHGERAYNM, encoded by the coding sequence ATGACGTTCGCAAAGAAAATGGGGGTCGGTAAGATCGCGGCGAGCGCCGCGGCTGGCGGCCTCGCGCTGTTCGCGGCGCTGCCCGCCTGGGCGCAGGAAGCGGCCGAAGCCGCACCCGTCGTCGACAAGGGCGACACCGCCTGGATGATGACCTCGACCGTGCTCGTCCTCGCGATGATCCTGCCCGGCCTTGCGCTTTTCTACGGCGGCCTGACCCGCAGCAAGAACATGCTTTCGACGATGACGCAGATCGGCGCGGTCGCCTGTCTCGCGATGATCGTCTGGGTTTGCTACGGCTATGGCCTTGCTTTCGGCCCCGAAGGCAATGCCTTCATCTCCTGGGGCAAATTCTTCCTCGCCGGCGTCACGCCCGACAGCCTTGCCGATACCTTCTCGGACGGCTTCAAGCTGCCCGAATATGTGTTCATCTGTTTCCAGATGACCTTCGCCGCGATCACGCTGGCGCTGGTCCTGGGCGCGACGGTTGAACGCATGAAATTTTCGGCGGCGCTCGTCTTCGGCGTCATCTGGCTGACGATCGTCTATTTCCCGATCGCGCACATGGTGTGGGCAGCCGGCGGCTTCCTTTTTGAAGGCAAGATGTTCGGCACCGACCTTCCGGCGGCACTCGACTTTGCCGGCGGCACCGTCGTCCACATCAACGCGGGTGTCTCGGCGCTCGTTGCGGCGATGATCCTCGGCAAGCGCATCGGCTATCAGAAGGAAATCATGGCGCCGCACTCGCTGACGCTGACGATGGTCGGCACCGGCCTGCTGTGGGTGGGCTGGTTCGGCTTCAACGCCGGCTCGGCGCTCGAAGCCAATGGTTCGGCGGCGCTCGCGATGATCAATACCTTCGTCGCCACCGCCTCGGCCGGTCTCGCCTGGATGCTCGCCGAAAAGCTGGGCGGTCACAAGCCGTCGGCCCTTGGCTTCTGCTCGGGCATCATCACCGGCCTCGTCGCTGTCACTCCCGCGGCGGGCAATTCGGGTCCGTTCGGCGCGATCGTCCTCGGCGCGGTTGCAGCGTTCATCTGCTTCTATGTCGTCACGGTCCTCAAGCCCAAGCTCGGCTATGACGACGCGCTCGATGCCTTCGGTATCCACGGCGTGGGCGGCATCGTCGGCGCCATCGGCACCGGCATCGTCTACGCGCCGAGCCTCGGTGGTCCCGGTGGCGAGGATTTCGCGATGGGGCCCCAGGTCGTTACCCAGATCGTCGCTGTCCTCGTCGCGATCGTCTGGGCCGCCATCGGTACCGTCATCGCGGTCTATGTCGCCAAGGCGCTGACCGGGCTCCGCGTCACCGAAGAAGTCGAACGCGAAGGCCTCGACCTCGGCGAACATGGGGAACGCGCCTACAATATGTAA